A genomic segment from Oryctolagus cuniculus chromosome 14, mOryCun1.1, whole genome shotgun sequence encodes:
- the LOC100343655 gene encoding ubiquitin-conjugating enzyme E2 N has product MAGLPRRIIKETQRLLAEPVPGIKAEPDESNARYFHVVIAGPQDSPFEGGTFKLELFLPEEYPMAAPKVRFMTKIYHPNVDKLGRICLDILKDKWSPALQIRTVLLLIQALLSAPNPDDPLANDVAEQWKTNEAQAIETARAWTRLYAMNNI; this is encoded by the coding sequence ATGGCCGGGCTGCCCCGCAGGATCATCAAGGAAACccagcgtttgctggcagaaccAGTTCCTGGCATTAAAGCAGAACCAGATGAGAGCAACGCCCGCTATTTTCATGTGGTCATTGCTGGCCCCCAGGATTCCCCCTTTGAGGGAGGGACTTTTAAACTTGAACTATTCCTTCCAGAAGAATACCCAATGGCAGCCCCTAAAGTACGTTTCATGACCAAAATTTATCATCCTAATGTAGACAAGTTGGGAAGAATATGTTTAGATATTTTGAAAGATAAgtggtccccagcactgcagatcCGCACAGTTCTGCTATTGATCCAGGCTTTGTTAAGTGCTCCCAATCCAGATGATCCATTAGCAAATGACGTAGCGGAGCAGTGGAAGACCAATGAAGCCCAAGCCATAGAAACAGCTAGAGCATGGACTAGGCTATATGCCATGAATAATATTTAA